A part of Sphaeramia orbicularis unplaced genomic scaffold, fSphaOr1.1, whole genome shotgun sequence genomic DNA contains:
- the syncrip gene encoding heterogeneous nuclear ribonucleoprotein Q isoform X4: MMSEDMATDHVNGNGTEEPMDTTAEVTHSEHFQALLEAGLPQKVAEKLDELYVAGLVAHSDLDERAIEALKEFNEEGALQVLVQFKESDLSHVQNKSAFLCGVMKTYRQREKQGTKVSDSTKGPDEAKIKELLDRTDYTLDVTTGQRKYGGPPPESVYSGAQPTVGTEIFVGKIPRDLFEDELVPLFEKAGPIWDLRLMMDPLSGLNRGYAFVTFCTKEAAQEAVKLCNNHEIRPGKHIGVCISVANNRLFVGSIPKSKTKEQIVEEFAKVTEGLSDVILYHQPDDKKKNRGFCFLEYEDHKTAAQARRRLMSGKVKVWSNVTVTVEWADPIEDPDPEVMAKVKVLFVRNLANGVTEEILEKAFSEFGKLERVKKLKDYAFIHFEERDGAVKALEEMNGKELEGEAIEIVFAKPPDQKRKERKAQRQAAKTQMYDDYYYYPPPPHMPPPVRGRGRGGNRGGYAYPPDYYGYDEYYDYYGYDYHNYRGGYDDPYYGYDDFQSPGRGRGGSRGARGGASPARGRGGTGAPRGRAGFSQRGGPGPGRGGRGARGGVQPRGRGGQGKGVEAGPDVSL; the protein is encoded by the exons ATG atgtctgaAGATATGGCCACAGATCACGTTAACGGGAACGGTACAGAGGAGCCCATGGACACTACAGCGGAGGTTACCCACTCAGAACATTTCCAGGCTCTACTGGAGGCTGGTTTACCTCAAAAAGTTGCTGAAAAGCTAGATGAACTTTACGTAGCAG gCCTGGTAGCACATAGCGATCTAGATGAACGGGCCATCGAAGCTTTGAAAGAATTTAATGAAGAGGGGGCCCTGcaagtgctggtccagtttaaaGAGAGTGATTTATCACATGTGCAA AACAAAAGTGCCTTTCTCTGTGGGGTAATGAAGACTTACAGGCAGAGGGAGAAACAAGGGACTAAAGTTTCAGATTCCACTAAAGGACCAGACGAGGCTAAAATCAAAGAACTCCTGGACAGAACCGACTATACCCTCGATGTAACAACAGGCCAGCGAAAGTATGGTGGCCCCCCACCCGAGTCTGTGTACTCCGGTGCCCAACCCACGGTTGGAACAGAG ATCTTTGTCGGGAAGATTCCTCGTGACTTGTTTGAAGATGAGCTGGTTCCTCTTTTTGAGAAGGCTGGACCTATCTGGGACCTCAGGCTGATGATGGACCCTCTGAGTGGCCTGAACAGGGGCTACGCCTTTGTTACATTCTGCACTAAAGAAGCAGCCCAGGAGGCAGTGAAGTTG tgtAATAATCATGAGATTCGCCCTGGCAAGCACATTGGAGTGTGTATATCAGTCGCCAACAACAGGCTATTTGTTGGCTCCATTCCCAAGAGTAAAACAAAGGAGCAGATTGTTGAAGAGTTCGCTAAAGTCACAG AGGGTCTCAGTGACGTCATACTCTACCATCAACCAGATGacaaaaagaagaacagaggcttCTGCTTCCTGGAGTATGAAGACCACAAAACGGCAGCTCAGGCCCGACGCCGGTTAATGAGTGGCAAAGTGAAAGTTTGGAGCAATGTGACGGTGACAGTGGAGTGGGCAGATCCCATCGAAGACCCCGATCCGGAGGTCATGGCCAAG GTCAAGGTTTTATTTGTGCGAAATCTTGCTAATGGCGTCACAGAGGAAATCCTGGAGAAGGCGTTCAGTGAGTTCGGGAAACTGGAACGAGTGAAAAAGTTGAAAGACTACGCTTTCATTCACTTTGAAGAGAGAGACGGTGCAGTGAAG GCCTTGGAAGAAATGAATGGAAAGGAGCTGGAGGGAGAGGCCATTGAGATTGTGTTTGCAAAGCCACCAGATCAGAAGAGGAAGGAGCGCAAGGCCCAGAGACAGGCAGCCAAAACGCAGAT GTATGATGACTATTACTactaccctcctcctcctcacatgcCTCCTCCTGTCCGTGGGCGGGGCAGAGGCGGTAACCGTGGCGGCTACGCCTACCCCCCTGACTACTACGGCTACGACGAGTACTACGACTACTACGGCTATGACTATCACAACTACCGCGGCGGCTACGACGACCCCTACTATGGGTACGACGACTTCCAGTCACCTGGCCGAGGGCGCGGCGGCAGCAGGGGCGCCCGGGGTGGAGCCTCCCCGGCTAGAGGACGTGGCGGCACCGGGGCACCCAGGGGCAGGGCCGGCTTCTCCCAGCGCGGCGGGCCCGGACCAGGCCGTGGCGGGCGGGGCGCAAGAGGAGGCGTGCAGCCGAGAGGGCGAGGAGGG CAGGGAAAAGGGGTCGAGGCCGGTCCTGATGTGTCGCTATGA
- the syncrip gene encoding heterogeneous nuclear ribonucleoprotein Q isoform X1, with the protein MMSEDMATDHVNGNGTEEPMDTTAEVTHSEHFQALLEAGLPQKVAEKLDELYVAGLVAHSDLDERAIEALKEFNEEGALQVLVQFKESDLSHVQNKSAFLCGVMKTYRQREKQGTKVSDSTKGPDEAKIKELLDRTDYTLDVTTGQRKYGGPPPESVYSGAQPTVGTEIFVGKIPRDLFEDELVPLFEKAGPIWDLRLMMDPLSGLNRGYAFVTFCTKEAAQEAVKLCNNHEIRPGKHIGVCISVANNRLFVGSIPKSKTKEQIVEEFAKVTEGLSDVILYHQPDDKKKNRGFCFLEYEDHKTAAQARRRLMSGKVKVWSNVTVTVEWADPIEDPDPEVMAKVKVLFVRNLANGVTEEILEKAFSEFGKLERVKKLKDYAFIHFEERDGAVKALEEMNGKELEGEAIEIVFAKPPDQKRKERKAQRQAAKTQMYDDYYYYPPPPHMPPPVRGRGRGGNRGGYAYPPDYYGYDEYYDYYGYDYHNYRGGYDDPYYGYDDFQSPGRGRGGSRGARGGASPARGRGGTGAPRGRAGFSQRGGPGPGRGGRGARGGVQPRGRGGVRGARGGRGGNVGGKRKADGYNQPDSKRRQTNNQNWGSQPIAQQPLQGGDHSGNYSGYKSDNQEFYQDSFGQQWK; encoded by the exons ATG atgtctgaAGATATGGCCACAGATCACGTTAACGGGAACGGTACAGAGGAGCCCATGGACACTACAGCGGAGGTTACCCACTCAGAACATTTCCAGGCTCTACTGGAGGCTGGTTTACCTCAAAAAGTTGCTGAAAAGCTAGATGAACTTTACGTAGCAG gCCTGGTAGCACATAGCGATCTAGATGAACGGGCCATCGAAGCTTTGAAAGAATTTAATGAAGAGGGGGCCCTGcaagtgctggtccagtttaaaGAGAGTGATTTATCACATGTGCAA AACAAAAGTGCCTTTCTCTGTGGGGTAATGAAGACTTACAGGCAGAGGGAGAAACAAGGGACTAAAGTTTCAGATTCCACTAAAGGACCAGACGAGGCTAAAATCAAAGAACTCCTGGACAGAACCGACTATACCCTCGATGTAACAACAGGCCAGCGAAAGTATGGTGGCCCCCCACCCGAGTCTGTGTACTCCGGTGCCCAACCCACGGTTGGAACAGAG ATCTTTGTCGGGAAGATTCCTCGTGACTTGTTTGAAGATGAGCTGGTTCCTCTTTTTGAGAAGGCTGGACCTATCTGGGACCTCAGGCTGATGATGGACCCTCTGAGTGGCCTGAACAGGGGCTACGCCTTTGTTACATTCTGCACTAAAGAAGCAGCCCAGGAGGCAGTGAAGTTG tgtAATAATCATGAGATTCGCCCTGGCAAGCACATTGGAGTGTGTATATCAGTCGCCAACAACAGGCTATTTGTTGGCTCCATTCCCAAGAGTAAAACAAAGGAGCAGATTGTTGAAGAGTTCGCTAAAGTCACAG AGGGTCTCAGTGACGTCATACTCTACCATCAACCAGATGacaaaaagaagaacagaggcttCTGCTTCCTGGAGTATGAAGACCACAAAACGGCAGCTCAGGCCCGACGCCGGTTAATGAGTGGCAAAGTGAAAGTTTGGAGCAATGTGACGGTGACAGTGGAGTGGGCAGATCCCATCGAAGACCCCGATCCGGAGGTCATGGCCAAG GTCAAGGTTTTATTTGTGCGAAATCTTGCTAATGGCGTCACAGAGGAAATCCTGGAGAAGGCGTTCAGTGAGTTCGGGAAACTGGAACGAGTGAAAAAGTTGAAAGACTACGCTTTCATTCACTTTGAAGAGAGAGACGGTGCAGTGAAG GCCTTGGAAGAAATGAATGGAAAGGAGCTGGAGGGAGAGGCCATTGAGATTGTGTTTGCAAAGCCACCAGATCAGAAGAGGAAGGAGCGCAAGGCCCAGAGACAGGCAGCCAAAACGCAGAT GTATGATGACTATTACTactaccctcctcctcctcacatgcCTCCTCCTGTCCGTGGGCGGGGCAGAGGCGGTAACCGTGGCGGCTACGCCTACCCCCCTGACTACTACGGCTACGACGAGTACTACGACTACTACGGCTATGACTATCACAACTACCGCGGCGGCTACGACGACCCCTACTATGGGTACGACGACTTCCAGTCACCTGGCCGAGGGCGCGGCGGCAGCAGGGGCGCCCGGGGTGGAGCCTCCCCGGCTAGAGGACGTGGCGGCACCGGGGCACCCAGGGGCAGGGCCGGCTTCTCCCAGCGCGGCGGGCCCGGACCAGGCCGTGGCGGGCGGGGCGCAAGAGGAGGCGTGCAGCCGAGAGGGCGAGGAGGGGTACGTGGTGCGCGGGGTGGCCGCGGTGGAAATGTAGGAGGAAAGCGCAAAGCTGACGGGTACAACCAGCCAGATTCCAAGCGTCGCCAGACCAATAATCAGAACTGGGGCTCTCAACCCATTGCTCAGCAACCGCTCCAAGGTGGTGATCATTCTGGTAACTATTCCGGTTACAAATCTGACAACCAGGAATTTTATCAGGATTCTTTTGGGCAACAGTGGAAGTAA
- the syncrip gene encoding heterogeneous nuclear ribonucleoprotein Q isoform X2, which yields MMSEDMATDHVNGNGTEEPMDTTAEVTHSEHFQALLEAGLPQKVAEKLDELYVAGLVAHSDLDERAIEALKEFNEEGALQVLVQFKESDLSHVQNKSAFLCGVMKTYRQREKQGTKVSDSTKGPDEAKIKELLDRTDYTLDVTTGQRKYGGPPPESVYSGAQPTVGTEIFVGKIPRDLFEDELVPLFEKAGPIWDLRLMMDPLSGLNRGYAFVTFCTKEAAQEAVKLCNNHEIRPGKHIGVCISVANNRLFVGSIPKSKTKEQIVEEFAKVTEGLSDVILYHQPDDKKKNRGFCFLEYEDHKTAAQARRRLMSGKVKVWSNVTVTVEWADPIEDPDPEVMAKVKVLFVRNLANGVTEEILEKAFSEFGKLERVKKLKDYAFIHFEERDGAVKALEEMNGKELEGEAIEIVFAKPPDQKRKERKAQRQAAKTQMYDDYYYYPPPPHMPPPVRGRGRGGNRGGYAYPPDYYGYDEYYDYYGYDYHNYRGGYDDPYYGYDDFQSPGRGRGGSRGARGGASPARGRGGTGAPRGRAGFSQRGGPGPGRGGRGARGGVQPRGRGGVRGARGGRGGNVGGKRKADGYNQPDSKRRQTNNQNWGSQPIAQQPLQGGDHSAGKRGRGRS from the exons ATG atgtctgaAGATATGGCCACAGATCACGTTAACGGGAACGGTACAGAGGAGCCCATGGACACTACAGCGGAGGTTACCCACTCAGAACATTTCCAGGCTCTACTGGAGGCTGGTTTACCTCAAAAAGTTGCTGAAAAGCTAGATGAACTTTACGTAGCAG gCCTGGTAGCACATAGCGATCTAGATGAACGGGCCATCGAAGCTTTGAAAGAATTTAATGAAGAGGGGGCCCTGcaagtgctggtccagtttaaaGAGAGTGATTTATCACATGTGCAA AACAAAAGTGCCTTTCTCTGTGGGGTAATGAAGACTTACAGGCAGAGGGAGAAACAAGGGACTAAAGTTTCAGATTCCACTAAAGGACCAGACGAGGCTAAAATCAAAGAACTCCTGGACAGAACCGACTATACCCTCGATGTAACAACAGGCCAGCGAAAGTATGGTGGCCCCCCACCCGAGTCTGTGTACTCCGGTGCCCAACCCACGGTTGGAACAGAG ATCTTTGTCGGGAAGATTCCTCGTGACTTGTTTGAAGATGAGCTGGTTCCTCTTTTTGAGAAGGCTGGACCTATCTGGGACCTCAGGCTGATGATGGACCCTCTGAGTGGCCTGAACAGGGGCTACGCCTTTGTTACATTCTGCACTAAAGAAGCAGCCCAGGAGGCAGTGAAGTTG tgtAATAATCATGAGATTCGCCCTGGCAAGCACATTGGAGTGTGTATATCAGTCGCCAACAACAGGCTATTTGTTGGCTCCATTCCCAAGAGTAAAACAAAGGAGCAGATTGTTGAAGAGTTCGCTAAAGTCACAG AGGGTCTCAGTGACGTCATACTCTACCATCAACCAGATGacaaaaagaagaacagaggcttCTGCTTCCTGGAGTATGAAGACCACAAAACGGCAGCTCAGGCCCGACGCCGGTTAATGAGTGGCAAAGTGAAAGTTTGGAGCAATGTGACGGTGACAGTGGAGTGGGCAGATCCCATCGAAGACCCCGATCCGGAGGTCATGGCCAAG GTCAAGGTTTTATTTGTGCGAAATCTTGCTAATGGCGTCACAGAGGAAATCCTGGAGAAGGCGTTCAGTGAGTTCGGGAAACTGGAACGAGTGAAAAAGTTGAAAGACTACGCTTTCATTCACTTTGAAGAGAGAGACGGTGCAGTGAAG GCCTTGGAAGAAATGAATGGAAAGGAGCTGGAGGGAGAGGCCATTGAGATTGTGTTTGCAAAGCCACCAGATCAGAAGAGGAAGGAGCGCAAGGCCCAGAGACAGGCAGCCAAAACGCAGAT GTATGATGACTATTACTactaccctcctcctcctcacatgcCTCCTCCTGTCCGTGGGCGGGGCAGAGGCGGTAACCGTGGCGGCTACGCCTACCCCCCTGACTACTACGGCTACGACGAGTACTACGACTACTACGGCTATGACTATCACAACTACCGCGGCGGCTACGACGACCCCTACTATGGGTACGACGACTTCCAGTCACCTGGCCGAGGGCGCGGCGGCAGCAGGGGCGCCCGGGGTGGAGCCTCCCCGGCTAGAGGACGTGGCGGCACCGGGGCACCCAGGGGCAGGGCCGGCTTCTCCCAGCGCGGCGGGCCCGGACCAGGCCGTGGCGGGCGGGGCGCAAGAGGAGGCGTGCAGCCGAGAGGGCGAGGAGGGGTACGTGGTGCGCGGGGTGGCCGCGGTGGAAATGTAGGAGGAAAGCGCAAAGCTGACGGGTACAACCAGCCAGATTCCAAGCGTCGCCAGACCAATAATCAGAACTGGGGCTCTCAACCCATTGCTCAGCAACCGCTCCAAGGTGGTGATCATTCTG CAGGGAAAAGGGGTCGAGGCCGGTCCTGA
- the syncrip gene encoding heterogeneous nuclear ribonucleoprotein Q isoform X3, translating into MMSEDMATDHVNGNGTEEPMDTTAEVTHSEHFQALLEAGLPQKVAEKLDELYVAGLVAHSDLDERAIEALKEFNEEGALQVLVQFKESDLSHVQNKSAFLCGVMKTYRQREKQGTKVSDSTKGPDEAKIKELLDRTDYTLDVTTGQRKYGGPPPESVYSGAQPTVGTEIFVGKIPRDLFEDELVPLFEKAGPIWDLRLMMDPLSGLNRGYAFVTFCTKEAAQEAVKLCNNHEIRPGKHIGVCISVANNRLFVGSIPKSKTKEQIVEEFAKVTEGLSDVILYHQPDDKKKNRGFCFLEYEDHKTAAQARRRLMSGKVKVWSNVTVTVEWADPIEDPDPEVMAKVKVLFVRNLANGVTEEILEKAFSEFGKLERVKKLKDYAFIHFEERDGAVKALEEMNGKELEGEAIEIVFAKPPDQKRKERKAQRQAAKTQMYDDYYYYPPPPHMPPPVRGRGRGGNRGGYAYPPDYYGYDEYYDYYGYDYHNYRGGYDDPYYGYDDFQSPGRGRGGSRGARGGASPARGRGGTGAPRGRAGFSQRGGPGPGRGGRGARGGVQPRGRGGVRGARGGRGGNVGGKRKADGYNQPDSKRRQTNNQNWGSQPIAQQPLQGGDHSGKRGRGRS; encoded by the exons ATG atgtctgaAGATATGGCCACAGATCACGTTAACGGGAACGGTACAGAGGAGCCCATGGACACTACAGCGGAGGTTACCCACTCAGAACATTTCCAGGCTCTACTGGAGGCTGGTTTACCTCAAAAAGTTGCTGAAAAGCTAGATGAACTTTACGTAGCAG gCCTGGTAGCACATAGCGATCTAGATGAACGGGCCATCGAAGCTTTGAAAGAATTTAATGAAGAGGGGGCCCTGcaagtgctggtccagtttaaaGAGAGTGATTTATCACATGTGCAA AACAAAAGTGCCTTTCTCTGTGGGGTAATGAAGACTTACAGGCAGAGGGAGAAACAAGGGACTAAAGTTTCAGATTCCACTAAAGGACCAGACGAGGCTAAAATCAAAGAACTCCTGGACAGAACCGACTATACCCTCGATGTAACAACAGGCCAGCGAAAGTATGGTGGCCCCCCACCCGAGTCTGTGTACTCCGGTGCCCAACCCACGGTTGGAACAGAG ATCTTTGTCGGGAAGATTCCTCGTGACTTGTTTGAAGATGAGCTGGTTCCTCTTTTTGAGAAGGCTGGACCTATCTGGGACCTCAGGCTGATGATGGACCCTCTGAGTGGCCTGAACAGGGGCTACGCCTTTGTTACATTCTGCACTAAAGAAGCAGCCCAGGAGGCAGTGAAGTTG tgtAATAATCATGAGATTCGCCCTGGCAAGCACATTGGAGTGTGTATATCAGTCGCCAACAACAGGCTATTTGTTGGCTCCATTCCCAAGAGTAAAACAAAGGAGCAGATTGTTGAAGAGTTCGCTAAAGTCACAG AGGGTCTCAGTGACGTCATACTCTACCATCAACCAGATGacaaaaagaagaacagaggcttCTGCTTCCTGGAGTATGAAGACCACAAAACGGCAGCTCAGGCCCGACGCCGGTTAATGAGTGGCAAAGTGAAAGTTTGGAGCAATGTGACGGTGACAGTGGAGTGGGCAGATCCCATCGAAGACCCCGATCCGGAGGTCATGGCCAAG GTCAAGGTTTTATTTGTGCGAAATCTTGCTAATGGCGTCACAGAGGAAATCCTGGAGAAGGCGTTCAGTGAGTTCGGGAAACTGGAACGAGTGAAAAAGTTGAAAGACTACGCTTTCATTCACTTTGAAGAGAGAGACGGTGCAGTGAAG GCCTTGGAAGAAATGAATGGAAAGGAGCTGGAGGGAGAGGCCATTGAGATTGTGTTTGCAAAGCCACCAGATCAGAAGAGGAAGGAGCGCAAGGCCCAGAGACAGGCAGCCAAAACGCAGAT GTATGATGACTATTACTactaccctcctcctcctcacatgcCTCCTCCTGTCCGTGGGCGGGGCAGAGGCGGTAACCGTGGCGGCTACGCCTACCCCCCTGACTACTACGGCTACGACGAGTACTACGACTACTACGGCTATGACTATCACAACTACCGCGGCGGCTACGACGACCCCTACTATGGGTACGACGACTTCCAGTCACCTGGCCGAGGGCGCGGCGGCAGCAGGGGCGCCCGGGGTGGAGCCTCCCCGGCTAGAGGACGTGGCGGCACCGGGGCACCCAGGGGCAGGGCCGGCTTCTCCCAGCGCGGCGGGCCCGGACCAGGCCGTGGCGGGCGGGGCGCAAGAGGAGGCGTGCAGCCGAGAGGGCGAGGAGGGGTACGTGGTGCGCGGGGTGGCCGCGGTGGAAATGTAGGAGGAAAGCGCAAAGCTGACGGGTACAACCAGCCAGATTCCAAGCGTCGCCAGACCAATAATCAGAACTGGGGCTCTCAACCCATTGCTCAGCAACCGCTCCAAGGTGGTGATCATTCTG GGAAAAGGGGTCGAGGCCGGTCCTGA
- the syncrip gene encoding heterogeneous nuclear ribonucleoprotein Q isoform X5, with translation MMSEDMATDHVNGNGTEEPMDTTAEVTHSEHFQALLEAGLPQKVAEKLDELYVAGLVAHSDLDERAIEALKEFNEEGALQVLVQFKESDLSHVQNKSAFLCGVMKTYRQREKQGTKVSDSTKGPDEAKIKELLDRTDYTLDVTTGQRKYGGPPPESVYSGAQPTVGTEIFVGKIPRDLFEDELVPLFEKAGPIWDLRLMMDPLSGLNRGYAFVTFCTKEAAQEAVKLCNNHEIRPGKHIGVCISVANNRLFVGSIPKSKTKEQIVEEFAKVTEGLSDVILYHQPDDKKKNRGFCFLEYEDHKTAAQARRRLMSGKVKVWSNVTVTVEWADPIEDPDPEVMAKVKVLFVRNLANGVTEEILEKAFSEFGKLERVKKLKDYAFIHFEERDGAVKALEEMNGKELEGEAIEIVFAKPPDQKRKERKAQRQAAKTQMYDDYYYYPPPPHMPPPVRGRGRGGNRGGYAYPPDYYGYDEYYDYYGYDYHNYRGGYDDPYYGYDDFQSPGRGRGGSRGARGGASPARGRGGTGAPRGRAGFSQRGGPGPGRGGRGARGGVQPRGRGGGKGVEAGPDVSL, from the exons ATG atgtctgaAGATATGGCCACAGATCACGTTAACGGGAACGGTACAGAGGAGCCCATGGACACTACAGCGGAGGTTACCCACTCAGAACATTTCCAGGCTCTACTGGAGGCTGGTTTACCTCAAAAAGTTGCTGAAAAGCTAGATGAACTTTACGTAGCAG gCCTGGTAGCACATAGCGATCTAGATGAACGGGCCATCGAAGCTTTGAAAGAATTTAATGAAGAGGGGGCCCTGcaagtgctggtccagtttaaaGAGAGTGATTTATCACATGTGCAA AACAAAAGTGCCTTTCTCTGTGGGGTAATGAAGACTTACAGGCAGAGGGAGAAACAAGGGACTAAAGTTTCAGATTCCACTAAAGGACCAGACGAGGCTAAAATCAAAGAACTCCTGGACAGAACCGACTATACCCTCGATGTAACAACAGGCCAGCGAAAGTATGGTGGCCCCCCACCCGAGTCTGTGTACTCCGGTGCCCAACCCACGGTTGGAACAGAG ATCTTTGTCGGGAAGATTCCTCGTGACTTGTTTGAAGATGAGCTGGTTCCTCTTTTTGAGAAGGCTGGACCTATCTGGGACCTCAGGCTGATGATGGACCCTCTGAGTGGCCTGAACAGGGGCTACGCCTTTGTTACATTCTGCACTAAAGAAGCAGCCCAGGAGGCAGTGAAGTTG tgtAATAATCATGAGATTCGCCCTGGCAAGCACATTGGAGTGTGTATATCAGTCGCCAACAACAGGCTATTTGTTGGCTCCATTCCCAAGAGTAAAACAAAGGAGCAGATTGTTGAAGAGTTCGCTAAAGTCACAG AGGGTCTCAGTGACGTCATACTCTACCATCAACCAGATGacaaaaagaagaacagaggcttCTGCTTCCTGGAGTATGAAGACCACAAAACGGCAGCTCAGGCCCGACGCCGGTTAATGAGTGGCAAAGTGAAAGTTTGGAGCAATGTGACGGTGACAGTGGAGTGGGCAGATCCCATCGAAGACCCCGATCCGGAGGTCATGGCCAAG GTCAAGGTTTTATTTGTGCGAAATCTTGCTAATGGCGTCACAGAGGAAATCCTGGAGAAGGCGTTCAGTGAGTTCGGGAAACTGGAACGAGTGAAAAAGTTGAAAGACTACGCTTTCATTCACTTTGAAGAGAGAGACGGTGCAGTGAAG GCCTTGGAAGAAATGAATGGAAAGGAGCTGGAGGGAGAGGCCATTGAGATTGTGTTTGCAAAGCCACCAGATCAGAAGAGGAAGGAGCGCAAGGCCCAGAGACAGGCAGCCAAAACGCAGAT GTATGATGACTATTACTactaccctcctcctcctcacatgcCTCCTCCTGTCCGTGGGCGGGGCAGAGGCGGTAACCGTGGCGGCTACGCCTACCCCCCTGACTACTACGGCTACGACGAGTACTACGACTACTACGGCTATGACTATCACAACTACCGCGGCGGCTACGACGACCCCTACTATGGGTACGACGACTTCCAGTCACCTGGCCGAGGGCGCGGCGGCAGCAGGGGCGCCCGGGGTGGAGCCTCCCCGGCTAGAGGACGTGGCGGCACCGGGGCACCCAGGGGCAGGGCCGGCTTCTCCCAGCGCGGCGGGCCCGGACCAGGCCGTGGCGGGCGGGGCGCAAGAGGAGGCGTGCAGCCGAGAGGGCGAGGAGGG GGAAAAGGGGTCGAGGCCGGTCCTGATGTGTCGCTATGA